In a single window of the Streptacidiphilus sp. P02-A3a genome:
- a CDS encoding serine/threonine-protein kinase, with product MTANQDASGRLLADRYRLVSVLGRGGMGTVWRAVDEVLGRPVAVKELRFAAGVDEDERRRLIARTLTEAKAIARVRHTAAITVYDVVEEDDRPWIVMELVESRSLSEVISSEGVLPPLRAAEIGLELLAVLAQAHRSGILHRDVKPSNVLIGHDGRVVLTDFGIARVEGDPSVTSTGMLVGAPSYISPERARGRVPGAPADLWSLGATMYAMVEGHPPYDKGSALSTLTAVMTEELVPPANGGSLAPVIAGLLRKDPEQRFDEPTTRQLLLRVLAEAETEPQLQQPQPQPQPSLRAQPPLQPPLQPPRFEPQPQPQPRPRARPTATGGPGYDLPTQRLREPAPAVGYDGGGFDGGAYDGGDGPRTEAMPLPGGPSEPLAARLSAPQAGDPRSRRRLARVLVALLALLLVAGGGVWVAMAQQTKPGLAAGFERAAVPGGGTIDIPKGWTITRLATDRWRYRGAAGTLVVAWTGTPGSSALAELASEESRDAGSYPHYRQLQSQSVSYRSWNAADWAWSYTGSGGEALRSVEREFVVDGQDGYSIDWTASASGWDGSKNRDLLAGFYSTFQPGSR from the coding sequence ATGACCGCTAATCAGGACGCGTCGGGGAGGTTGCTGGCGGACCGATACCGGCTGGTGTCGGTGCTCGGCCGGGGCGGCATGGGCACGGTCTGGCGGGCCGTGGACGAAGTCCTCGGCCGCCCGGTCGCGGTCAAGGAGCTGCGCTTCGCCGCCGGAGTGGACGAGGACGAGCGCCGTCGGCTGATCGCGCGCACCCTGACCGAGGCCAAGGCCATCGCCCGGGTCCGGCACACCGCCGCGATCACCGTCTACGACGTGGTCGAGGAGGACGACCGGCCGTGGATCGTGATGGAGCTGGTGGAGTCCCGCTCGCTGAGCGAGGTGATCAGCAGCGAGGGCGTGCTGCCGCCGCTGCGGGCCGCCGAGATCGGCCTGGAGCTGCTGGCGGTGCTGGCCCAGGCGCACCGCTCGGGCATCCTGCACCGTGACGTCAAGCCGTCCAACGTGCTGATCGGGCACGACGGGCGGGTGGTGCTCACCGACTTCGGCATCGCCCGGGTCGAGGGCGACCCCTCGGTCACCTCCACCGGGATGCTGGTCGGCGCGCCCTCCTACATCTCCCCGGAGCGGGCCCGCGGCCGGGTCCCCGGGGCCCCGGCCGACCTGTGGTCGCTCGGGGCGACCATGTACGCGATGGTCGAGGGCCATCCGCCGTACGACAAGGGCTCGGCGCTGTCCACGCTGACGGCGGTGATGACCGAGGAACTGGTGCCGCCCGCCAACGGCGGCTCGCTGGCCCCGGTGATCGCCGGGCTGCTGCGCAAGGACCCGGAGCAGCGCTTCGACGAGCCGACCACCCGGCAGCTGCTGCTGCGGGTGCTGGCCGAGGCCGAGACGGAGCCGCAGCTCCAGCAGCCGCAGCCGCAGCCGCAGCCGTCGCTCCGAGCGCAGCCGCCGCTCCAGCCGCCGCTCCAGCCGCCGCGGTTCGAGCCGCAGCCTCAGCCCCAGCCGCGCCCCCGGGCGCGCCCGACGGCCACCGGCGGACCTGGCTACGACCTGCCGACCCAGCGCCTGCGCGAGCCCGCCCCGGCGGTCGGCTACGACGGCGGCGGTTTCGACGGCGGCGCCTACGACGGCGGCGACGGGCCCCGCACCGAGGCGATGCCGCTGCCGGGCGGGCCGTCCGAGCCGCTGGCCGCGCGGCTGTCCGCCCCCCAGGCCGGTGACCCGCGCTCGCGGCGGCGGCTGGCCCGGGTGCTGGTGGCCCTGCTGGCGCTGCTGCTGGTGGCCGGCGGCGGGGTCTGGGTGGCCATGGCGCAGCAGACGAAGCCGGGCCTGGCGGCTGGTTTCGAGCGGGCGGCCGTGCCCGGCGGCGGCACCATCGACATCCCCAAGGGCTGGACGATCACCCGGCTCGCGACCGACCGCTGGCGCTACCGAGGCGCCGCCGGGACGCTGGTGGTGGCCTGGACCGGTACCCCCGGCAGCAGCGCCCTGGCCGAGTTGGCCAGCGAGGAGTCGCGCGACGCCGGGAGCTACCCGCACTACCGGCAGCTCCAGTCGCAGTCGGTCTCCTACCGGAGCTGGAACGCCGCGGACTGGGCCTGGAGTTACACCGGCAGCGGCGGCGAGGCGCTGCGCTCGGTCGAACGCGAGTTCGTGGTGGACGGCCAGGACGGCTACTCGATCGACTGGACCGCGTCCGCGTCCGGCTGGGACGGCTCCAAGAACCGCGATCTGCTGGCGGGCTTCTACAGCACCTTCCAGCCGGGGAGCCGGTAG
- a CDS encoding GuaB3 family IMP dehydrogenase-related protein gives MTEIEIGRGKRGRQAYAFDDIAVVPSRRTRDPKEVSIAWQIDAYRFELPFLAAPMDSVVSPEQAIAFGRMGGLGVLNLEGLWTRYEDPRPLLQEITEVKDEALATRRLQEIYREPIKAELIGRRLKEIRDSGVVTAAALSPQRTAEFSKVVVDAGVDIFVIRGTTVSAEHVSGAAEPLNLKQFIYELDVPVIVGGCATYTAALHLMRTGAAGVLVGFGGGAAHTTRTVLGIQVPMATAVADVAAARRDYMDESGGRYVHVIADGGVGYSGDLAKAVACGADAVMIGAALARANDAPGRGFHWGMEAVHEELPRGKRVDLGTVGTTEEILSGPSHTPDGTMNLFGALRRAMATTGYSELKEFQRVEVTVSRSK, from the coding sequence GTGACCGAGATCGAGATCGGGCGGGGCAAGCGGGGCCGACAGGCGTACGCCTTCGACGACATCGCCGTCGTACCGAGCCGCCGGACCCGGGACCCGAAGGAGGTCTCGATCGCCTGGCAGATCGACGCCTACCGCTTCGAGCTGCCGTTCCTGGCCGCACCCATGGACAGCGTGGTCTCGCCGGAGCAGGCCATCGCCTTCGGCCGGATGGGCGGCCTCGGCGTGCTCAACCTGGAAGGCCTGTGGACCCGCTACGAGGACCCGCGCCCGCTGCTCCAGGAGATCACCGAGGTCAAGGACGAGGCGCTGGCCACCCGGCGGCTGCAGGAGATCTACCGGGAGCCGATCAAGGCCGAGCTGATCGGCCGACGGCTGAAGGAGATCCGCGACTCCGGGGTGGTCACCGCCGCCGCGCTGTCGCCGCAGCGCACCGCCGAGTTCTCCAAGGTCGTGGTGGACGCGGGCGTCGACATCTTCGTGATCCGGGGCACCACGGTCTCCGCCGAGCACGTCTCCGGCGCGGCCGAGCCGCTGAACCTCAAGCAGTTCATCTACGAGCTCGACGTCCCGGTGATCGTCGGCGGCTGCGCCACCTACACGGCGGCGCTGCACCTGATGCGCACCGGCGCGGCCGGCGTCCTGGTCGGCTTCGGCGGCGGCGCGGCGCACACCACCCGCACCGTGCTGGGCATCCAGGTGCCGATGGCGACCGCGGTCGCGGACGTGGCCGCCGCCCGGCGCGACTACATGGACGAGTCCGGCGGCCGGTACGTCCACGTGATCGCGGACGGCGGCGTCGGCTACAGCGGCGACCTGGCCAAGGCCGTCGCCTGCGGCGCGGACGCGGTGATGATCGGCGCCGCGCTGGCCCGCGCCAACGACGCGCCGGGCCGGGGCTTCCACTGGGGCATGGAGGCCGTGCACGAGGAGCTGCCGCGCGGCAAGCGGGTGGACCTGGGCACGGTCGGTACCACCGAGGAGATCCTCTCCGGCCCCTCGCACACCCCCGACGGCACCATGAACCTGTTCGGCGCGCTGCGCCGGGCGATGGCCACCACCGGCTACTCCGAGCTCAAGGAGTTCCAGCGGGTCGAGGTCACCGTCTCCCGCAGCAAGTAG
- the shbA gene encoding RNA polymerase sigma factor ShbA: MRDDDVTAAPGRGQPSGGLPVPIGALVVRAVGGDPEATDALLAQVHPLVLRYCRAKLVRLPGGARHHVDDVAQEVCLAVLCALPRYRDEGRPFEAFVFSIAAHKIADLQRAAMRGPGQPLSLAEELPEKPDEALGPEERALLSSDAAWARELLACLPARQRELVLLRIAAGLTAEETGEVLGMSAGAVRVAQHRALSRLRALAGGAHEDLSA, translated from the coding sequence GTGCGCGACGACGATGTGACCGCGGCCCCCGGCCGCGGACAGCCTTCCGGTGGGTTGCCCGTGCCCATCGGGGCTCTGGTGGTCCGCGCCGTCGGCGGTGACCCCGAGGCGACGGACGCGCTGTTGGCGCAGGTCCACCCGCTGGTGCTGCGCTACTGCCGGGCCAAGCTGGTCCGGTTGCCGGGCGGGGCCCGGCACCATGTGGACGACGTCGCGCAGGAGGTCTGCCTGGCGGTGCTCTGCGCGCTGCCGCGCTACCGCGACGAGGGCCGCCCGTTCGAGGCGTTCGTCTTCAGCATCGCCGCCCACAAGATCGCCGACCTGCAGCGGGCCGCGATGCGCGGCCCCGGGCAGCCGCTCTCGCTCGCCGAGGAGCTGCCGGAGAAGCCCGACGAGGCCCTCGGCCCGGAGGAGCGCGCGCTGCTCAGCAGCGACGCGGCCTGGGCCAGGGAACTGCTGGCCTGCCTGCCCGCCCGCCAGCGCGAGCTGGTGCTGCTGCGGATCGCGGCCGGGCTGACCGCCGAGGAGACCGGTGAGGTGCTCGGCATGTCCGCCGGAGCCGTCCGGGTCGCCCAGCACCGCGCGCTGAGCCGGCTCCGCGCCCTCGCCGGGGGCGCCCACGAGGACCTCTCCGCCTGA
- the guaB gene encoding IMP dehydrogenase, protein MSLNAAGVPEKFAMLGLTYDDVLLLPGASDVLPNQVDTSSRVSRNVRVNIPLLSAAMDKVTEARMAIAMARQGGVGVLHRNLSIEDQVNQVDLVKRSESGMVTDPITVSADATLAEADALCAKFRISGVPVTDPAGRLLGIVTNRDMAFEADRSRQVREIMTPMPLITGEVGISGEDAIARLRRHKIEKLPLVDADGVLKGLITVKDFVKAEKYPHAAKDSEGRLLVGAAVGTGSESLERAQALAAVGVDFLIVDTSHGHNGNALNWMAKIKAAVNVDVIGGNVATRDGAQALIDAGMDGVKVGVGPGSICTTRVVAGIGVPQVTAIYEAAVACREAGVPVIGDGGLQYSGDIGKALAAGADTVMLGSLLAGCEESPGELLFINGKQFKSYRGMGSLGAMQSRGQAKSFSKDRYFQGDVTSDEKLIAEGIEGQVPYRGPLSAVLYQLVGGLRQTMGYVGAGTIAEMESKGRFVRITSAGLRESHPHDIQMTVEAPNYHGK, encoded by the coding sequence ATGTCTTTGAATGCCGCAGGTGTACCCGAGAAGTTCGCCATGCTCGGGCTCACCTACGACGATGTCCTGCTGCTCCCCGGCGCTTCCGACGTGCTGCCCAACCAGGTGGACACCTCCTCACGGGTCTCCCGTAACGTCCGGGTCAACATCCCTCTGCTCTCCGCCGCCATGGACAAGGTCACCGAGGCGCGGATGGCGATCGCCATGGCCCGCCAGGGCGGTGTCGGCGTGCTGCACCGCAACCTCTCCATCGAGGACCAGGTCAACCAGGTCGACCTGGTGAAGCGCTCCGAGTCGGGCATGGTCACCGACCCGATCACGGTGTCGGCGGACGCCACCCTGGCCGAGGCCGACGCGCTCTGCGCCAAGTTCCGGATCAGCGGCGTGCCGGTCACCGACCCGGCCGGGCGGCTGCTCGGCATCGTCACCAACCGCGACATGGCCTTCGAGGCCGACCGCAGCCGCCAGGTCCGCGAGATCATGACCCCGATGCCGCTGATCACCGGCGAGGTCGGGATAAGCGGTGAGGACGCCATCGCCCGGCTGCGCCGCCACAAGATCGAGAAGCTGCCGCTGGTCGACGCCGACGGCGTGCTCAAGGGCCTGATCACGGTCAAGGACTTCGTCAAGGCCGAGAAGTACCCCCACGCCGCCAAGGACTCCGAGGGCCGGCTGCTGGTCGGCGCCGCCGTCGGCACCGGCTCCGAGTCGCTGGAGCGGGCCCAGGCGCTGGCCGCCGTGGGCGTCGACTTCCTGATCGTGGACACCTCGCACGGCCACAACGGCAACGCGCTGAACTGGATGGCGAAGATCAAGGCGGCCGTCAACGTCGACGTGATCGGCGGCAACGTCGCCACCCGCGACGGCGCGCAGGCGCTGATCGACGCCGGTATGGACGGGGTCAAGGTCGGCGTCGGCCCGGGCTCGATCTGTACCACCCGCGTGGTCGCCGGGATCGGCGTGCCCCAGGTCACCGCGATCTACGAGGCGGCCGTGGCCTGCCGCGAGGCGGGCGTCCCGGTCATCGGCGACGGCGGCCTGCAGTACTCCGGCGACATCGGCAAGGCGCTGGCGGCCGGTGCCGACACGGTCATGCTCGGCAGCCTGCTCGCGGGCTGCGAGGAGTCCCCGGGCGAACTGCTCTTCATCAACGGCAAGCAGTTCAAGTCGTACCGCGGCATGGGCTCGCTGGGCGCGATGCAGTCCCGCGGCCAGGCCAAGTCCTTCTCCAAGGACCGCTACTTCCAGGGCGACGTCACCTCCGACGAGAAGCTGATCGCCGAGGGCATCGAGGGGCAGGTGCCCTACCGCGGCCCGCTGTCGGCGGTGCTGTACCAGCTGGTCGGCGGCCTGCGGCAGACCATGGGCTACGTCGGCGCGGGCACCATCGCGGAGATGGAGTCCAAGGGCCGGTTCGTCCGGATCACCTCGGCCGGGCTGCGCGAGAGCCACCCGCACGACATCCAGATGACCGTCGAGGCGCCGAACTACCACGGCAAGTAG
- a CDS encoding serine/threonine-protein kinase: MGTEDGSAAEAGRGGTPPHGTAPGGAATADPTARMLAGRYRLGVRLGRGGMGTVWHAVDEMLDREVAVKELSVGHLAEEDLQIVQSRMKQEARAAARIKHPGVITIHDVLEQDGKPWIVMELIDGRSLAELVEQEGTLNAREAAGIGAQVLAALHRGHQVGVIHRDVKPANVLLEHGTGRVVLTDFGIATYEGDSALTRTGDLIGSPDYLAPERVHGSRPGPASDLWGLGATLFAAVEGESPFRRDSPLTTLTAVVTDPLPEPRNAGPLTPVLRALMSKDPAERPSAPDAIRMLQGVAAGDTTSIAVPPNPLRNATSLVPLVDRNEHPPVSHARAEAVGTAPTRIEQPTEPRSAEQQRTDEQRTDEQRSDSQRLEPQRIESLLERGTESRPAPRRAQPASPVRHRRIWPWLLVAGLLAALVGGGLTYDYKIFRHRQPTADTTTGPGPSAGPSTGASGRPSQTGSPAAGAGYTPMVPPGYTLVHDPSGFSFPLPDNTSTPWIRQPDSKITAINYSPDPSETYLICFAVTNGQPLTPLQHAQQMAQSLAKNDSSYTDAQMAVNQFHGYVGARWSFSYTKQGQAGAPSALHDVIEQLYKDNTGTEYDILVDYPDTDWKTGYQRFLDVTGGFSVP; the protein is encoded by the coding sequence GTGGGCACGGAAGACGGTTCGGCGGCGGAGGCGGGGCGCGGGGGCACCCCGCCGCACGGTACGGCGCCGGGGGGCGCGGCCACCGCCGATCCGACCGCCCGGATGCTGGCGGGACGCTACCGGCTGGGCGTGCGGCTGGGGCGCGGCGGCATGGGCACGGTCTGGCACGCGGTGGACGAGATGCTCGACCGCGAGGTCGCGGTCAAGGAGCTCTCGGTCGGCCACCTCGCCGAGGAGGACCTGCAGATCGTCCAGTCCCGGATGAAGCAGGAGGCCCGGGCGGCGGCGCGGATCAAGCACCCCGGCGTGATCACCATCCACGACGTGCTGGAGCAGGACGGCAAGCCGTGGATCGTGATGGAGCTGATCGACGGCCGGTCGCTGGCCGAGCTCGTGGAGCAGGAAGGCACCCTGAACGCCCGTGAGGCGGCCGGGATCGGCGCCCAGGTGCTGGCGGCGCTGCACCGGGGGCACCAGGTCGGGGTGATCCACCGCGACGTGAAGCCGGCCAACGTGCTGCTGGAGCACGGCACCGGCCGGGTGGTGCTCACCGACTTCGGCATCGCCACCTACGAGGGCGACTCGGCGCTGACCCGCACCGGCGACCTGATCGGTTCGCCCGACTACCTCGCCCCGGAGCGGGTGCACGGCTCCCGCCCGGGACCGGCCTCGGACCTGTGGGGGCTCGGCGCGACGCTGTTCGCCGCGGTCGAGGGCGAGTCGCCGTTCCGCCGCGACTCGCCGCTGACCACGCTCACCGCCGTGGTGACCGACCCGCTGCCGGAGCCGCGCAACGCGGGACCGCTCACGCCGGTGCTGCGCGCGCTGATGTCCAAGGACCCGGCCGAGCGCCCGAGCGCGCCGGACGCCATCCGGATGCTGCAGGGGGTCGCCGCCGGGGACACCACCAGCATCGCCGTGCCGCCGAACCCGCTGCGCAACGCCACCAGCCTGGTGCCGCTGGTCGACCGCAACGAGCATCCGCCGGTGTCGCACGCCCGCGCCGAGGCGGTCGGCACCGCGCCGACCCGGATCGAGCAGCCGACCGAGCCACGGTCGGCCGAGCAGCAGCGCACCGACGAGCAGCGCACCGACGAGCAGCGGTCCGACTCCCAGCGGCTGGAGCCGCAGCGGATCGAGTCCTTGCTGGAGCGCGGGACCGAGTCGCGTCCCGCCCCCCGCCGGGCCCAGCCCGCGAGCCCGGTGCGGCACCGCCGGATCTGGCCCTGGCTGCTGGTGGCCGGGCTGCTGGCGGCGCTGGTGGGTGGCGGCCTGACCTACGACTACAAGATCTTCCGGCACCGCCAGCCCACCGCCGACACCACCACCGGCCCCGGACCGAGCGCCGGCCCCAGCACCGGTGCCTCCGGCAGGCCGTCGCAGACCGGCAGCCCGGCGGCCGGAGCCGGCTACACGCCGATGGTCCCGCCCGGCTACACCCTGGTGCACGACCCGTCCGGATTCAGCTTCCCGCTGCCGGACAACACCAGCACGCCCTGGATCAGGCAGCCGGACAGCAAGATCACGGCGATCAACTACTCGCCCGACCCCTCCGAGACGTACCTGATCTGCTTCGCGGTGACCAACGGCCAGCCGCTGACCCCGCTACAGCACGCCCAGCAGATGGCGCAGAGCCTGGCCAAGAACGACAGCAGCTACACGGACGCCCAGATGGCCGTCAACCAGTTCCACGGCTACGTCGGCGCGCGGTGGAGCTTCTCGTACACCAAGCAGGGCCAGGCCGGTGCCCCGAGCGCGCTGCACGACGTGATCGAGCAGCTGTACAAGGACAACACCGGTACCGAGTACGACATCCTGGTCGACTACCCGGACACCGACTGGAAGACCGGCTACCAGCGGTTCCTGGACGTCACCGGCGGATTCAGCGTTCCCTGA
- a CDS encoding glycerol-3-phosphate dehydrogenase/oxidase — protein sequence MRSTKLGPAERAESLARMAERELDILVVGGGVVGAGTALDAVTRGLSTGIVEAGDWASGTSSRSSKLIHGGLRYLEMLDFTLVQEALRERGLLLETLAPHLVKPVSFLYPLRHRGWERAYVGSGVALYDAMSVSGSHGRGLPLHRHLGRRQALRLAPCLRRDALVGAVQYYDAQMDDARYVATLVRTAAGYGAWAANQARVTGFLREGERVVGARVHDLELGGEFEVRARQVVNATGVWTDETQALVGTRGQFHVRASKGIHLVVPRDRIHSATGLILRTERSVLFVIPWGRHWIVGTTDTEWTLGKDHPAASGADIEYLLDHLNSVLAVPLTREDVEGVYAGLRPLLAGESEATSKLSREHVVQHSVPGLVVVAGGKYTTYRVMARDAVDEAVHGLDQRVPPSCTERVPLAGAEGYQALWNGRAELARTSGLHVARVEHLLNRYGSLVGELLELIAAEPGLAEPLGGADDYLRAEVVHAVRSEGAQRLDDVLARRTRISIETFDRGTASMREAAELMAGELGWDQRRIDREVEQYRIRVAAERESQRQPDDLTAEAARLGAEDIVPLG from the coding sequence ATGCGAAGCACGAAACTGGGTCCGGCCGAACGGGCGGAGTCGCTGGCCCGGATGGCCGAACGGGAACTCGACATCCTGGTCGTCGGCGGCGGCGTGGTCGGCGCCGGGACCGCGCTGGACGCGGTCACCCGCGGCCTGTCCACCGGCATCGTGGAGGCCGGGGACTGGGCCTCGGGCACCTCCAGCCGCTCCAGCAAACTGATCCACGGCGGTCTGCGCTACCTGGAGATGCTGGACTTCACCCTGGTCCAGGAGGCGCTGAGGGAACGCGGCCTGCTGCTGGAGACCCTGGCCCCGCACCTGGTCAAGCCGGTGTCCTTCCTCTACCCGCTGCGGCACCGGGGCTGGGAGCGCGCCTATGTGGGCTCCGGGGTGGCCCTCTACGACGCCATGTCGGTGTCCGGATCGCACGGCCGCGGGCTGCCGCTGCACCGGCACCTGGGCCGCCGTCAGGCCCTGCGGCTGGCGCCCTGCCTGCGCCGGGACGCCCTGGTCGGCGCGGTGCAGTACTACGACGCCCAGATGGACGACGCCCGCTACGTGGCCACCCTCGTCCGCACCGCCGCCGGCTACGGCGCCTGGGCCGCCAACCAGGCCCGGGTGACCGGCTTCCTGCGCGAGGGGGAGCGGGTTGTCGGTGCCCGGGTGCATGATCTGGAACTGGGAGGTGAGTTCGAGGTACGCGCCCGACAGGTCGTCAACGCGACCGGCGTGTGGACGGACGAGACGCAGGCCCTGGTCGGCACCCGCGGCCAGTTCCACGTGCGCGCGTCCAAGGGCATCCACCTGGTGGTTCCGCGCGACCGGATCCACTCCGCCACCGGGCTGATCCTGCGGACCGAGCGGAGCGTGCTGTTCGTCATCCCCTGGGGCAGGCACTGGATCGTGGGCACCACGGACACCGAGTGGACTCTGGGCAAGGACCACCCGGCGGCCAGCGGCGCCGACATCGAGTACCTGCTCGACCATCTGAACTCGGTCCTGGCGGTGCCGTTGACCAGGGAGGACGTCGAGGGCGTCTACGCCGGGCTGCGCCCGCTGCTGGCCGGGGAGTCCGAGGCGACCTCCAAGCTCAGCCGCGAGCACGTGGTCCAGCACTCCGTGCCCGGTCTGGTGGTGGTCGCCGGGGGCAAGTACACGACCTACCGGGTGATGGCCCGGGACGCCGTGGACGAGGCCGTGCACGGCCTGGACCAGCGGGTTCCGCCGAGCTGCACCGAGCGGGTGCCGCTGGCCGGGGCCGAGGGCTACCAGGCGCTGTGGAACGGCCGCGCCGAGCTGGCCCGGACCAGCGGACTCCACGTGGCCCGGGTCGAGCACCTGCTGAACCGTTACGGCTCACTCGTCGGCGAACTGCTGGAACTCATCGCCGCCGAGCCGGGACTGGCCGAACCGCTGGGCGGGGCGGACGACTACCTGCGCGCCGAGGTCGTCCACGCGGTCCGCAGCGAGGGCGCCCAGCGCCTCGACGACGTGCTGGCCAGGCGCACCCGGATCTCCATCGAGACCTTCGACCGGGGCACCGCCAGCATGCGCGAGGCCGCCGAGCTGATGGCCGGTGAACTCGGTTGGGACCAGCGCCGGATCGACCGCGAGGTGGAGCAGTACCGGATCCGGGTCGCGGCCGAACGGGAGTCGCAGCGGCAGCCGGACGACCTCACCGCCGAAGCCGCCAGACTGGGGGCGGAGGACATCGTCCCGCTCGGGTAG